One window of the Tubulanus polymorphus chromosome 11, tnTubPoly1.2, whole genome shotgun sequence genome contains the following:
- the LOC141912611 gene encoding tyrosine-protein kinase BAZ1B-like, with translation MPLLRQKYFSPARPITNIDENETVYTIPHSKEQFKTKDEYTKRMSLYSERVWTCQCTGHVNLTHEQAFLSEMTARKSLKSQFPSCFEKPVLEIIHHTTDSLDLLVDKAWTCLHQAYLVGEEVIFKVKTNGKSIIGHVTDVDKCGVVDAPKVTNCHSPSSDKENSTNENNNATTSEGSPKKWTIPQLLSYKYSVKINGEDKIIHGVPAADICRTARAPSKELLRLFIRANAVRYGVGSSSPWVVDEAYVKKYSIPNKFADFMVSPQKMMELTRKAQDDMLKKRKNPPSKLAQPASKKLKSEKSVKLSAGKSSSSSGKKQKTLLDHPKKSPMKKSNKSSEKTVVKSKKSASAESRVNSSDSEDDMLLATIKSKSSSADVDSSDSDIRLLDLKIKLTPVKVTKMTTASASTTVGPADDSDSSEDVVLAKVKSLTPKKKLSSKSHSSPSKKNKSKTDAKSPKKKKKEDKANSTKKKTPKKQPAPNQKKGMKQITLLDMSKQLSTGSPKASPSKLKTPTKARKSPVKPVTPRTPLIVKRIQKTMLMDERKRKHTLPQLLTKACNDLTEKQRGNLPLDVRDMILKKYEKIAEAKKLKSMSVEERDAYLAAKRAERKEEQKKLRLAQRKRFEDNELDDLRALPAPKIVSTPDGLPNECFGDVVMVTEFIGCFKELLTPDSNDVIRADSLMEALVAGPRGFWYITKVLVYLLQTLLQDQIAEDYAEFGIELSEVPVNSFTASELVRLCLRTHDHTSDENNRENTSVSSEQELEDEVDEEIIDLLEGSEFFALDPTQKLSILVGLCNRIMASYSLQDYIEEKQKLATSLWRERLNELHKKNIREKEMKKEGKKVPKTEENPPNGAASNTNSTTNTLLSHFYGKNSIANDSKPTSSADEGGASANEANDLASIVKRRRLNAALREQQSREEKKRKDKEYEEYKQAVALQKLEKDFEEGILKSKLTLRQVPIGHDRHHNRYWVFSKSSLPGLFVEKGWAAKEIDYRVEMSDVEQSGSDSEDEDKKPLERTFPHRGQNLWFHFDGMADMEQLLDNLHPRGIRESLLKKELQTQLPNIAKSFEKKLEPDLLDADGPNDIRDAFKKELKETRTRLVNGCMGGDENYDAWVIRLDSTTNIKDLAALLLETHLSVDSKFLEGIFTQTDKVEKSGESGTGAAVEGSIVKNKKLADRLKSWIEAVESSATFSRLHVLLGMLDASIMWEKSAEHAKCKICRRNRKDDYTALILCDSCNQAFHLMCLRPALLTIPDGDWFCPACTPRAPRQRDRPKHYVDRGSSNDGTSEEEKMEVEEPEYSNEENCTRCGGDEGLVSCSSCPRAFHLDCHIPALRHEPRKGWSCQYCKEGIPYKKKRSQASRSTRSSRSSNQRTAAAAAKTRRRAVSSSDEDEDFSENDRSKKSKRGRPRRSTRGRRVDYVYESENDEVSGDDDVDADGDDDDDDDEETEIEENVEPVESRSHRRTKRSNSPKRPTRNSSRPVSQRRQSDNSDILISNTSKTQSELQAIYYEIVGRLVKNRACWPFCEPVDRDEVPDYFEIVRNPIDLSTIETKCFHYETINEFIADFILLFNNAELYNKPNSEVYKCMVTIEKHFGQLIERFLPEVKYKRKFVGL, from the exons TTGCTCGTTGATAAAGCTTGGACGTGTCTCCACCAGGCGTATCTCGTCGGTGAGGAAGTCATTTTCAAAGTAAAAACAAACGGCAAGTC AATCATCGGCCACGTTACTGACGTTGATAAATGCGGCGTTGTGGAT gcTCCGAAAGTAACTAACTGCCATTCGCCGTCGAGCGATAAAGAAAATAGCacgaatgaaaacaataacGCTACCACTTCTGAGGGGTCGCCGAAAAAGTGGACAATACCGCAG CTGCTGTCCTACAAGTATAGCGTTAAGATCAATGGTGAGGATAAAATCATACACGGAGTCCCGGCCGCTGATATCTG TCGAACCGCCAGAGCCCCGTCTAAAGAACTTCTACGATTGTTTATCCGCGCGAACGCCGTACGGTACGGCGTCGGTTCGAGTAGCCCGTGGGTCGTCGACGAGGCGTACGTCAAGAAGTATTCGATACCGAACAAGTTTGCGGATTTCATGGTATCGCCTCAAAAG ATGATGGAGTTGACGCGAAAGGCCCAGGACGACATGCTGAAGAAGAGGAAAAACCCGCCGTCGAAGCTAGCTCAGCCGGCgagtaaaaaattgaaatctgaaaaatcgGTAAAACTTTCCGCCGGcaaatcgtcgtcgtcgtccggCAAGAAACAAAAGACGCTTCTCGATCATCCGAAAAAATCTCCGATGAAAAAATCGAATAAGTCGTCGGAAAAGACGGTCGTTAAATCGAAAAAATCGGCGAGTGCCGAGTCGCGTGTAAATAGCAGCGATAGCGAAGACGATATGTTGTTAGCGACGATAAAATCGAAATCGTCGTCGGCAGACGTCGATAGCAGCGATAGTGATATACGTCTGCTCGATCTGAAAATCAAACTCACTCCGGTGAAGGTTACGAAAATGACGACGGCGTCGGCGTCCACCACCGTCGGTCCGGCCGATGATAGCGATTCTTCCGAGGATGTCGTTCTGGCTAAGGTGAAATCGCTGACGCCGAAAAAGAAACTATCGTCGAAGTCCCATTCCAG TCCCTCCAAGAAAAACAAGTCGAAAACTGATGCGAAGTcaccgaaaaagaaaaagaaagaagatAAAGCTAATTCgacaaaaaagaaaactcCCAAGAAGCAACCCGCTCCGAATCAGAAAAAG GGAATGAAACAGATCACTTTATTGGATATGTCGAAACAACTATCGACCGGCTCGCCGAAAGCATCTCCGTCGAAGCTTAAAACACCGACTAAAGCTAGAAAATCTCCCGTCAAACCGGTCACTCCAAGAACTCCACTTATTGTCAAAAG GATTCAAAAGACGATGCTGATGGACGAACGAAAGCGTAAACATACGCTGCCTCAATTACTGACGAAAGCGTGCAACGACTTGACCGAAAAACAGCGCGGTAATCTGCCGTTAGACGTGCGAGATATGATCTTGAAGAAGTACGAGAAAATAGCCGAAGCGAAAAAGTT GAAATCGATGTCCGTCGAAGAAAGAGATGCTTATTTGGCCGCGAAACGGGCCGAGCGAAAAGAGGAGCAGAAGAAATTGCGTTTAGCTCAGAGAAAG AGATTTGAAGATAACGAACTGGATGATCTCCGAGCATTACCCGCGCCGAAAATCGTCTCGACACCCGACGGTCTACCGAATGAGTGTTTCGGCGATGTGGTCATGGTTACGGAGTTTATCGGTTGTTTCAAGGAATTGCTCACGCCCGACAGTAATGATGTCATTCGAGCAG ATTCTTTGATGGAAGCACTTGTTGCTGGACCACGGGGATTTTGGTACATAACCAAAGTTTTAGTATACTTGCTACAGACTCTTCTTCAAGACCAAATCGCAGAG GATTACGCGGAGTTCGGTATCGAACTGTCCGAGGTTCCCGTGAATTCGTTCACGGCGTCGGAACTCGTGCGTTTGTGTCTGCGTACGCACGATCACACGTCCGATGAAAACAATCGCGAAAACACGAGCGTATCCAGCGaacaagaattagaagatgaAGTG GACGAAGAAATTATAGATTTGTTGGAAGGTTCAGAGTTCTTTGCCTTGGATCCCACTCAGAAATTGAGTATACTGGTCGGACTGTGTAATCGTATTATGGCTTCGTATTCACTGCAGGATTACATCGAGGAGAAACAGAAATTAGCGACATCTCTGTG GCGCGAGAGGTTAAACGAGTTGCATAAGAAAAACATCCGAGAAAaagagatgaaaaaagaaggCAAGAAAGTTCCGAAAACTGAAGAGAATCCTCCAAACG GGGCCGCGAGTAATACTAATTCTACTACAAATACGCTGTTATCGCATTTCTACGGCAAAAATTCCATAGCCAACGACAGCAAACCGACTTCATCCGCCGACGAAGGGGGCGCTAGCGCCAACGAAGCGAACGATCTCGCGTCGATTGTCAAGCGCCGACGTTTGAACGCCGCTCTACGCGAACAGCAAAGCAGAGAAGAGAAAAAACG GAAAGATAAAGAATATGAGGAATACAAGCAGGCGGTCGCTTtgcaaaaattagaaaaagatTTCGAG GAAGGCATTCTGAAATCGAAGTTAACGCTGAGACAGGTTCCGATCGGACACGATCGCCACCACAATCGCTACTGGGTGTTCTCGAAGTCGTCGTTGCCCGGGCTGTTCGTCGAAAAGGGCTGGGCGGCGAAAGAGATCGATTATCGCGTCGAAATGTCCGACGTCGAACAATCAGGTTCCGATTCGGAAGACGAAGACAAGAAACCTCTCGAAAGAAC GTTTCCTCATCGCGGTCAAAATCTTTGGTTCCATTTCGACGGCATGGCCGACATGGAACAGTTATTGGATAACCTGCACCCTCGTGGGATTCGCGAAAGTTTACTCAAGAAAGAATTGCAAACGCAATTGCCGAATATTGCGAAATCGTTTGAGAAAAA ATTGGAACCCGACCTGCTGGACGCCGATGGACCGAACGATATTCGCGACGCTTTCAAAAAGGAACTGAAGGAAACGCGAACTCGACTGGTTAACGGGTGTATGGGCGGCGATGAAAACTACGACGCCTGGGTCATACGATTAGATTCAACGACGAATATCAAAGATCTC GCGGCGCTGCTATTAGAAACTCACTTGTCGGTCGACTCGAAATTTCTCGAAGGAATTTTTACGCAGACGGATAAAGTTGAAAAGAGCGGTGAATCGGGCACCGGCGCCGCTGTAGAAGGGTCGATAGTAAAAA ACAAGAAATTGGCCGATCGTTTGAAAAGTTGGATCGAAGCCGTCGAATCGAGCGCTACATTCTCACGTCTGCACGTATTATTAGGAATGTTAGATGCGTCGATAATGTGGGAGAAGTCAGCCGAACATGCT AAATGTAAAATATGTCGGCGAAATCGTAAAGACGACTACACAGCGTTGATACTCTGTGATTCGTGTAATCAAGCATTCCATCTGATGTGTTTACGACCGGCTTTGCTCACTATTCCTGACGGTGATTGGTTCTGTCCAGCTTGTACG CCTAGAGCGCCGCGACAGAGGGACAGGCCGAAACATTACGTAGATCGTGGAAGTAGCAATGACGGAACGTCTGAG GAGGAAAAGATGGAGGTCGAGGAACCGGAATATTCGAATGAAGAGAACTGTACACGATGTGGAGGAGACGAGGGTCTCGTGTCGTGTAGTTCTTGTCCGAGAGCGTTTCACTTAGATTGTCACATCCCGGCGTTACGACACGAACCGAG GAAAGGATGGTCGTGTCAGTACTGTAAAGAAGGTATTCCGTACAAGAAAAAGAGATCGCAGGCCTCGAGGTCGACGCGATCCTCAAGATCTTCGAACCAAagaacagcagcagcagccg CAAAAACTCGCCGACGTGCGGTTTCCAGTTCTGACGAAGACGAAGACTTTTCAGAAAACGATCGGTCGAAAAAGTCTAAGAGAGGTCGACCTCGACGTTCGACTAGAG GTCGCCGCGTAGATTACGTTTACGAGTCCGAAAATGATGAAGTCAGCGGCGATGATGACGTCGACgctgatggtgatgatgatgatgacgacgatgaagaGACGGAGATCGAGGAGAATGTGGAGCCGGTGGAGTCTCGTTCGCATCGGCGAACCAAACGATCAAACTCTCCTAAAAGGCCGACTAGAAACAG TTCTAGACCAGTTAGTCAAAGACGGCAGAGTGATAACAGCGATATTTTAATCAGCAATACATCCAAAACTCAATCGGAATTACAG GCTATATACTACGAAATAGTCGGGCGTCTGGTGAAGAACCGCGCGTGTTGGCCGTTCTGCGAACCGGTCGATCGCGACGAGGTCCCCGACTACTTCGAAATCGTGCGCAATCCGATCGATCTGTCGACAATCGAAACCAAGTGTTTCCACTACGAGACGATTAACGAATTCATCGCCGATTTTATACTGTTGTTCAACAATGCAGAGCTTTACAACAAG CCAAACTCCGAAGTGTACAAATGTATGGTTACTATAGAGAAACATTTTGGTCAGTTGATAGAACGCTTTTTACCCG AAGTGAAATACAAACGCAAATTTGTTGGTTTGTAA